The following proteins are co-located in the Penaeus vannamei isolate JL-2024 chromosome 34, ASM4276789v1, whole genome shotgun sequence genome:
- the LOC138859276 gene encoding uncharacterized protein: protein MGWASHLGIAAALLPGFAPSLPAQDFLFRLFDTPGRMDTQRIGYEAPPPAGQGGVGYKDVSSGRDSFDSTRSRPRPSRSHRAGGRPRPSGRGVTLGAAHYLPNKLLKQVPFHSPPPPRPPTLTLTTGGKRRMTRTTSLRKTRKPVHPVVGDG from the exons atgggttgggcttcacacctaggcattgcagctgccttacttccgggcttcgcaccttccttaccagcccaagactttctcttccggctcttcgacacgcccggaagaatggacacccaaagaatagggtacgaggcacctccgccagcaggacaaggaggcgttggatataaggacgtctcgtcaggcagagacagcttcgacagcaccagaagcagaccaagacctagcaggagtcatagggcaggaggccgccctcggccctcggggcgcggggtcactctcggggccgcgcattacctccccaataaactcctcaagcaagtcccctttcattcaccaccacctccacgccccccaactcttacgttgacaactggtggcaagcggcggatgacacgaacaacaagcctccgaaaaact agaaagccagtccatcccgtcgtgggcgacggttag